One genomic window of Candidatus Nitrospira inopinata includes the following:
- a CDS encoding bifunctional metallophosphatase/5'-nucleotidase has protein sequence MTSPVFAAGSVERYSPDWDRDDGRDDTIESRKEAERKLEWKSPEFHRRKNESLLHVQVLGINDFHGQLSEGRRVANRPVGGAAVLAAYLEAAQQDPRDPDLSERTFIVHAGDHVGATPPESALLQDEPSIGFLNLLANRHCRHDDRRERKERRLGWDELGWDEHDAQDERRDRRLHPKCNLVGTPGNHEFDEGKDELLRLLNGGNHPSGPFLETPYRGARFPTVSANVVDEKTGKPIFPPYVIKQVKNVRLAFIGAVLKETPTIVTPTGVAGLKFLDEADSINRYVRWLRKTHGLRTFIVLLHQGGRQTTYEGPTQSNGLVNGRELVDIVSRLDDDVDVVISGHAHAFTNALLKNRNGAEILVTQAFSAGTAYGDIDLLIDRQSRDVVAKSASIVTTYRDAGPGLTPHPQVARLVERAQATVAPLVNRVIGTAATDLVRAESPSGESALGNLIADAQRAALGTDFAFMNPGGIRADLAAGPVTYGQLFTIQPFGNSLVRMELTGQQIYDLLNQQWVNQPFPRILKTSGLTYVWDGNRPIGDRIVEVSRDGVPIDRLATYTVTINSFLAAGGDNFTVLLGGRNQIGGPLDLDALIAFIQTLSQPFSASIEGRIVRLN, from the coding sequence GTGACGTCACCAGTTTTCGCCGCCGGTTCGGTCGAGCGATATTCCCCCGACTGGGACCGCGACGACGGACGAGACGATACGATTGAGAGTCGCAAAGAGGCGGAGCGAAAGCTGGAATGGAAAAGCCCTGAATTCCACCGGAGAAAAAACGAGTCGCTTCTTCATGTGCAAGTGCTCGGGATCAACGATTTTCATGGGCAACTCTCGGAAGGCCGCCGGGTGGCGAATCGACCGGTGGGAGGCGCGGCGGTGCTGGCCGCCTATCTGGAGGCGGCACAACAGGATCCACGAGATCCGGACCTATCGGAACGGACCTTCATTGTCCATGCCGGCGACCACGTCGGGGCGACGCCACCGGAATCGGCTCTTTTACAGGATGAGCCGTCGATCGGTTTTTTGAATCTCTTGGCGAATCGGCACTGCCGGCACGATGACCGTCGCGAGCGCAAAGAGCGACGTCTGGGATGGGATGAGTTGGGATGGGATGAGCATGACGCGCAAGATGAACGCCGCGATCGTCGCCTTCATCCGAAGTGCAACCTCGTGGGCACGCCGGGCAATCATGAATTCGACGAAGGGAAAGACGAACTGCTTCGGCTCCTGAACGGCGGCAATCATCCGTCCGGTCCGTTTCTGGAGACTCCCTACCGCGGCGCCCGGTTTCCGACCGTCTCCGCCAACGTGGTCGATGAAAAGACGGGGAAACCCATTTTCCCTCCCTACGTTATCAAGCAAGTGAAGAATGTCCGCTTGGCGTTTATCGGCGCGGTGCTGAAGGAAACCCCGACGATCGTGACGCCCACCGGCGTGGCCGGTCTCAAATTTTTGGACGAGGCGGACAGCATCAACCGCTACGTGCGATGGTTACGCAAGACCCATGGTCTTCGAACCTTCATCGTGTTGCTGCATCAGGGTGGACGGCAGACAACGTACGAAGGCCCCACGCAGTCGAACGGCCTCGTCAACGGCCGGGAGTTGGTGGATATTGTCTCTCGCTTGGATGACGACGTCGATGTCGTCATCTCCGGCCATGCCCACGCCTTTACGAACGCGTTGCTCAAAAACCGCAATGGCGCTGAGATCCTTGTCACCCAGGCCTTTTCAGCGGGCACTGCGTATGGCGACATCGATCTGCTGATCGACCGGCAGAGCAGAGACGTGGTCGCCAAAAGCGCATCGATCGTCACGACCTATCGCGATGCCGGTCCGGGGCTCACGCCTCATCCTCAAGTGGCTCGATTAGTTGAACGGGCGCAGGCCACAGTGGCGCCGCTGGTCAACCGCGTGATCGGCACGGCGGCGACGGATCTCGTACGGGCGGAAAGCCCGAGCGGCGAGTCGGCCTTGGGCAATCTGATTGCCGATGCCCAGCGGGCGGCATTGGGAACCGACTTCGCGTTCATGAATCCGGGAGGCATTCGTGCCGACTTGGCCGCCGGGCCGGTCACCTATGGGCAACTCTTTACGATTCAGCCATTCGGCAACAGCTTGGTTCGCATGGAACTCACCGGCCAGCAGATCTATGACCTCCTCAACCAACAGTGGGTCAATCAACCGTTCCCCCGCATCCTCAAGACGTCGGGTTTGACCTATGTCTGGGACGGCAACCGGCCCATCGGTGACCGGATTGTCGAAGTGTCGCGCGATGGCGTCCCCATCGATCGGCTGGCGACCTATACCGTCACGATCAACAGTTTTCTCGCAGCCGGCGGGGACAATTTCACTGTTTTATTGGGAGGGAGGAATCAAATCGGAGGACCGTTGGATTTGGACGCGCTGATCGCCTTTATCCAGACTCTCTCTCAACCTTTTTCCGCCTCGATTGAGGGGCGGATTGTGCGGCTGAACTGA
- a CDS encoding DUF4403 family protein: protein MRRSCVVWAVALFFAGCSLGPSRIQPPAPEPFPPAQRPALSATETDSAISFSIRADLSMLNDVLNDEQVIPKRFDRGGTDGKSAQGAMYRYHAEREDFAINAPAAGLYARRDAGAALRDWWKGVELSANVFVSAPLRYKIEMHPKTASVGVPTQCGGGDGGSKQGMLTGSVAIDMTPDFRLVASVADVSVHGVDPCASDRAEEHVVAEEVQKALADSVRGGLQQAVERLNTVTFNDRIEQVWKLLRKPVRLNPDAWLLFNVERVAHGGLASEGRHLHDTIQMIGKPVIVFGDEPTLPSASLPPLDPRPTARGFRVVTDVGMDYQKLSDALTDRLRGERVSNEDRSIIITEVSVRSNGGNQVVMRIDFRGDAEGHAYLVGKPRLNPLTQTLYFENLRYDAATAQQLGKSAKWLFHSSLRGFLATEAVVGVTQATKKMQNLIVPVLNQRLSPDLVMRGKLSSFQGIGVFADEAALQVRVVAEGTLDLLTSGGS from the coding sequence ATGCGGCGTTCTTGTGTCGTGTGGGCCGTGGCGCTGTTCTTTGCCGGTTGTTCGCTGGGGCCGTCTCGCATTCAGCCTCCCGCTCCGGAACCGTTTCCCCCGGCGCAGCGTCCGGCTCTTTCTGCGACGGAAACGGATTCCGCGATCAGTTTTTCTATTCGCGCCGATCTATCAATGCTGAACGACGTGCTCAATGACGAACAGGTGATTCCCAAACGGTTTGATCGGGGGGGAACCGACGGCAAAAGCGCTCAAGGCGCGATGTACAGGTACCACGCCGAGCGCGAAGATTTTGCGATCAATGCTCCCGCCGCCGGCTTGTACGCGAGACGGGACGCCGGCGCCGCCCTCAGGGATTGGTGGAAAGGCGTGGAGCTGTCGGCGAACGTCTTTGTCAGCGCGCCTCTTCGGTACAAAATTGAAATGCATCCGAAAACGGCTTCGGTCGGCGTTCCCACGCAGTGCGGGGGCGGCGATGGAGGTTCCAAACAGGGGATGTTGACGGGAAGCGTGGCGATCGATATGACGCCGGATTTCCGTTTGGTCGCGTCCGTGGCCGACGTGTCGGTTCATGGAGTCGATCCGTGCGCGAGCGACCGGGCCGAAGAACACGTTGTCGCGGAAGAGGTCCAAAAAGCGCTCGCGGACAGCGTGCGGGGAGGGCTCCAACAGGCGGTCGAGCGTCTGAACACGGTGACGTTCAATGATCGGATCGAGCAGGTCTGGAAGCTTCTGCGAAAACCGGTTCGACTGAACCCGGATGCGTGGCTCCTGTTCAATGTGGAGCGCGTCGCCCACGGCGGACTCGCCAGCGAGGGGCGTCATCTTCATGATACGATTCAGATGATCGGGAAGCCCGTGATCGTCTTTGGTGACGAACCGACGCTCCCGTCCGCCTCCCTTCCGCCGCTTGACCCTCGACCGACGGCTCGCGGATTTCGCGTGGTTACGGACGTGGGCATGGACTATCAGAAACTCTCCGACGCGCTGACCGACCGGCTGAGAGGCGAGCGTGTGTCCAATGAAGACCGCTCCATTATCATCACCGAGGTCTCCGTCCGTAGCAACGGCGGCAATCAGGTGGTGATGCGAATCGATTTCAGGGGGGATGCCGAGGGGCATGCGTACTTGGTGGGAAAGCCCCGCCTTAATCCGCTGACCCAGACCCTCTATTTTGAAAATCTTCGTTACGATGCGGCCACCGCCCAACAACTAGGCAAATCCGCCAAGTGGTTGTTTCATTCCTCGCTCCGCGGGTTTCTTGCGACGGAAGCCGTCGTCGGCGTGACGCAGGCCACCAAAAAAATGCAAAACCTCATCGTTCCGGTTCTGAATCAACGATTGAGCCCGGATCTTGTAATGCGGGGAAAGCTGTCGTCATTTCAGGGAATCGGCGTGTTTGCCGACGAGGCCGCTCTCCAGGTCCGAGTGGTGGCCGAGGGAACGCTCGATCTGTTGACGAGCGGGGGATCGTAA
- a CDS encoding PD-(D/E)XK nuclease domain-containing protein produces MTRSRKADGSRLQPRTGTTEAIADVTARLQEVLASVHDLIREGFPYRDAARTKAELQLRECMKQIFGEQSPEFQTYRHYRLRVSNQAEIAQSIATIQKLLRIVQDKGSGLQTPVPPLSSSTPATGVPLDTAEIPPPPPSPKSASNQPGRPSAPPELTATTTNPRLHVAPVASPSSPPVSTNVPTASPTAPESSAPSLRPAHSQPLSPAMPSSPSPSSTGGDSTRQRTFPPSTSSLDTSPPNTDVISPSSGSSSLKADSECDSLRLVRKICLRLHAVACQLRLRNDSRPTIEIQDDLDVQDLLRALLKMEFDDVGVEEWTPSYAGNTALPALLLNGEHVTVVAKKTRPGLTTKELAERIAADAAFHAAHRQPGTLFCFVYDPEGRVGSPKQLETELANAGNGYTVEVLVAPR; encoded by the coding sequence ATGACACGCTCACGAAAAGCGGACGGCTCTCGGCTTCAGCCGCGAACCGGTACCACCGAAGCCATCGCCGATGTGACCGCCCGGCTTCAAGAGGTCCTCGCCTCCGTTCATGACCTGATCCGGGAAGGATTTCCCTATCGAGACGCCGCGAGGACCAAAGCCGAACTGCAACTTCGCGAGTGCATGAAACAGATTTTCGGCGAACAGTCCCCCGAGTTTCAAACGTATCGTCACTACCGACTGCGGGTATCAAACCAGGCGGAAATCGCGCAGAGCATCGCGACCATTCAAAAGCTTCTCCGGATCGTCCAAGACAAGGGATCGGGGCTTCAAACCCCTGTGCCGCCGCTTTCCTCCTCGACGCCGGCAACGGGCGTTCCCCTCGACACGGCGGAAATCCCCCCGCCCCCTCCTTCGCCAAAATCCGCGTCAAACCAGCCGGGCCGCCCGTCCGCGCCGCCGGAACTCACGGCAACGACAACGAATCCGCGGCTGCACGTCGCGCCGGTCGCTTCGCCATCTTCGCCGCCCGTCTCGACGAATGTTCCCACCGCGTCGCCGACGGCTCCGGAGAGTTCCGCCCCATCGCTACGGCCCGCGCACTCGCAACCGCTTTCTCCGGCCATGCCATCGAGTCCATCGCCTTCCTCAACGGGTGGAGACTCCACCCGACAACGGACATTCCCTCCCTCGACATCCTCGCTGGACACGTCTCCACCGAATACGGACGTCATCAGCCCGTCCTCCGGCTCCTCTTCGCTCAAGGCGGATTCCGAATGCGACTCGCTCCGGCTCGTCAGAAAAATTTGCCTGCGGCTCCACGCGGTCGCTTGCCAACTGCGCCTCCGCAATGACTCTCGCCCGACGATCGAGATCCAGGACGACCTCGACGTGCAAGACCTGTTACGAGCCCTTCTGAAAATGGAATTCGACGACGTGGGGGTCGAAGAATGGACTCCATCTTACGCGGGAAACACGGCGCTCCCCGCGCTCTTGCTGAACGGCGAACACGTCACCGTCGTGGCGAAGAAAACTCGCCCCGGTTTGACGACGAAAGAACTTGCCGAACGGATTGCGGCGGACGCCGCCTTCCATGCCGCTCACCGTCAACCCGGCACCTTGTTTTGCTTTGTCTATGACCCAGAGGGCCGCGTCGGCAGTCCCAAACAATTGGAAACCGAATTGGCCAACGCCGGGAACGGGTACACCGTCGAAGTCCTTGTGGCGCCACGGTAA
- a CDS encoding Lrp/AsnC family transcriptional regulator — MRKPKSQKPASASLPASRPKRLLTAVQPLRYSPPDMESATIPYTIHAPETGAPLMSDRAYILINVIPGQTSSVVRALSQIKEVKTIDPCWGKPDIIAVVEVQDQEALTQLVLKRLHGIDGITQTDTHLVYKLAES; from the coding sequence ATGCGCAAACCAAAATCCCAAAAGCCGGCTTCCGCTTCTCTTCCCGCTTCGCGGCCCAAACGGCTGTTGACAGCGGTCCAACCCCTTCGCTATAGTCCGCCCGACATGGAGTCGGCGACGATCCCCTACACGATCCACGCGCCCGAGACCGGAGCTCCTCTCATGTCGGATCGCGCCTATATCCTGATCAACGTGATTCCCGGACAAACCTCGTCCGTGGTGCGAGCCCTCTCGCAAATCAAAGAAGTCAAGACCATCGACCCCTGTTGGGGAAAACCCGATATCATTGCGGTCGTGGAGGTCCAAGATCAGGAAGCCTTGACGCAATTGGTCCTCAAGCGACTTCATGGCATTGACGGCATCACGCAGACCGATACCCATCTGGTTTACAAACTGGCGGAATCTTAA
- a CDS encoding sigma-54-dependent transcriptional regulator — protein MQQATILVADDDAVARELLAEALRKEGYTVDAYASGEETIARGRRGNVDLVLTDLRMGAVDGLAVLREFKRMSPDTVVVVLTAFGSLEGAIEAIKQGAYDYLAKPFKKEDIKLVVKRGLEHRRLLQENARFRQELKSREWSPLVGSSPAMMEVYKLVARVAASKSTVLLQGESGTGKELIARAIHAHGPRRDKPFIPVNCGALPDTLLESEMFGYEKGAFTGAIGNKVGLFESANGGTLFLDEIGDLGKDLQVKLLRVMQDHEVRRVGSTTSTKVDVRIIAATNQNLEQLVKEGRFRDDLYYRLKVVPIVLPSLAERREDIPMLVHHFLQKFSGGVNQTVHGLLPETMAILTRYRWPGNVRELENVIERAVSLSHGPLLTPEDLPAAIRLGAEAEPDSKQPRCDQTDEAYLTLEEVEKRHLIRVLKETRGNKVKAAKILGIDRRTLYRMAERFGLDLGGDQEEIEKEEV, from the coding sequence ATGCAGCAGGCCACTATTTTGGTAGCGGATGACGACGCGGTCGCGCGTGAATTGCTGGCGGAGGCGCTGAGGAAGGAGGGCTATACCGTGGATGCCTATGCCAGTGGAGAGGAGACGATCGCTCGAGGGCGGAGGGGCAACGTGGATTTGGTATTGACCGACCTTCGAATGGGCGCCGTGGACGGCCTCGCGGTGCTTCGCGAGTTTAAACGAATGAGCCCGGATACGGTGGTGGTGGTGTTGACGGCGTTTGGATCGTTGGAAGGAGCGATTGAAGCGATCAAGCAGGGAGCTTACGACTACCTGGCGAAACCGTTCAAGAAAGAAGACATCAAATTGGTCGTCAAGCGGGGATTGGAACATCGCCGACTGCTGCAAGAAAACGCCAGATTTCGCCAGGAGTTGAAAAGTAGGGAGTGGTCTCCCTTGGTCGGCAGCAGCCCGGCGATGATGGAGGTGTACAAGCTGGTCGCGCGCGTCGCCGCGAGCAAGAGCACCGTGCTGTTGCAGGGTGAAAGCGGAACCGGCAAGGAGTTGATCGCCCGAGCCATCCACGCGCACGGGCCTCGTCGGGACAAGCCGTTTATTCCGGTCAACTGCGGCGCGCTGCCGGACACGTTGCTCGAGTCTGAAATGTTCGGGTACGAAAAAGGAGCGTTCACCGGAGCGATAGGCAACAAGGTCGGACTTTTTGAGTCCGCCAACGGCGGAACGTTGTTTCTCGACGAGATCGGCGATCTCGGGAAAGATCTGCAAGTGAAGCTGCTTCGCGTGATGCAGGACCACGAAGTCCGGCGCGTCGGCTCGACGACGTCGACCAAGGTGGACGTCCGCATTATCGCCGCCACGAATCAGAACCTTGAGCAGTTGGTCAAGGAAGGCCGATTTCGGGACGATCTCTATTATCGCCTCAAAGTGGTTCCGATCGTGTTGCCGTCATTGGCGGAACGCCGGGAAGACATTCCGATGCTGGTCCATCATTTTTTGCAAAAGTTCTCAGGCGGAGTAAATCAGACGGTGCACGGCCTCTTGCCCGAGACCATGGCGATTTTGACGCGCTATCGGTGGCCCGGCAACGTGCGGGAGTTGGAAAACGTCATCGAGCGCGCCGTCTCGTTGAGTCATGGGCCGCTCTTGACGCCGGAAGATTTGCCGGCGGCGATTCGTTTGGGAGCCGAAGCCGAGCCGGATTCCAAGCAACCGCGATGCGATCAGACCGATGAAGCCTATCTGACGCTGGAGGAAGTCGAAAAGCGGCATCTGATTCGGGTATTGAAAGAGACGAGAGGGAACAAGGTGAAGGCCGCGAAAATCTTGGGGATCGACAGACGGACGCTGTATCGGATGGCGGAGCGTTTCGGCCTGGATTTGGGAGGAGACCAGGAAGAAATCGAGAAGGAAGAAGTTTAA
- a CDS encoding sensor histidine kinase, which translates to MTTQRDRLVVAAAAACFLVIFIIEEFTPAHVVGAYGYVLPILLIATLRKRGLMLAAIVICVLATYSGLVRPTKPGRFQAAVVNRSVVAGVLLLVGYLGMSWEERKAREAEARAALARETENLLKANQQLIEAKDRLNRSERLAAVGQLVASVAHEVGTPLHSIAWHVQALAEDPSLTPDMRKRVAVIDEQLTRVVRIIQDLLSSTRPRRPEPTWVPVAQVITPAAVLMEPAFHAKGVSLAIEIPESLPLLWADDEKMHQVMVNVLDNALAATPPGGTVKVSAEIREATQDESDRWRRATHAISPVVVMIKVHDTGCGMPAPDAQRAFEPFFTTKADGKGTGLGLFLSRETVMAHGGDLSLVTEVGRGTTVTITLPGLQAGRETAVST; encoded by the coding sequence ATGACGACGCAGCGTGACCGTTTGGTCGTGGCCGCGGCCGCGGCCTGTTTCTTGGTCATTTTCATCATCGAGGAATTTACTCCCGCCCACGTCGTGGGGGCGTACGGATACGTGCTGCCCATCCTGCTGATCGCCACGCTTCGGAAACGGGGATTGATGCTGGCGGCCATCGTGATCTGCGTGCTTGCGACCTATTCCGGGTTGGTGCGGCCGACCAAGCCGGGACGGTTTCAAGCGGCGGTCGTCAACCGAAGCGTCGTGGCCGGCGTGTTGCTGCTGGTGGGCTACCTCGGCATGAGTTGGGAAGAGCGCAAGGCCCGCGAGGCGGAGGCGCGGGCCGCGTTGGCGCGGGAAACGGAGAATCTCCTCAAGGCCAATCAACAGCTCATCGAGGCCAAGGATCGGTTGAACCGGTCCGAGCGATTGGCGGCGGTGGGGCAATTGGTGGCGTCCGTCGCCCATGAAGTGGGGACGCCGCTCCATTCGATCGCGTGGCACGTGCAGGCCTTGGCGGAGGACCCGTCCTTGACGCCGGACATGAGAAAGCGGGTGGCCGTTATTGACGAGCAGTTGACCCGAGTCGTGCGGATCATCCAGGATTTGCTCTCCTCCACCCGTCCTCGACGGCCGGAACCCACGTGGGTGCCCGTGGCGCAGGTGATTACGCCCGCCGCCGTGTTGATGGAACCGGCCTTTCACGCCAAGGGCGTCTCGCTGGCGATCGAGATTCCGGAGTCGCTGCCTCTGCTGTGGGCCGATGACGAAAAAATGCATCAGGTAATGGTCAACGTCCTGGACAATGCGCTGGCCGCCACGCCACCCGGAGGAACGGTAAAGGTGTCGGCGGAAATCCGGGAGGCCACGCAGGACGAGTCCGATCGATGGCGGCGCGCGACTCACGCCATCTCGCCGGTCGTCGTCATGATCAAGGTGCATGACACGGGGTGCGGGATGCCGGCTCCCGACGCGCAACGGGCGTTCGAGCCGTTTTTTACGACTAAGGCGGATGGCAAGGGAACGGGGTTGGGATTGTTTTTAAGCCGGGAAACCGTGATGGCGCACGGGGGAGATCTGTCCCTGGTGACGGAGGTGGGGCGCGGCACCACAGTCACGATAACGTTGCCGGGATTGCAAGCCGGTCGAGAGACCGCGGTATCGACGTAA
- the malQ gene encoding 4-alpha-glucanotransferase, which translates to MYDRSETELLRLLADRAGIAADYYDIAGTLHVTSDDTRRAILRAMGLRADTRDDLIAELTRWDHRSWLRICEPVYVVRAEGAPGSWSVSIPCEPAAESSVAVQWSLRDEQGTVCHERIEGPGLTVHEERFINGRRYIRSAFAFPPGLPPGYYDGVVRAQGGVVEREATFLLIVAPGRCYLPDRFLNGGRLWGLSLQLYSLRSDRNWGVGDFRDLADVVEWAGEKLGAAAIGLNPLHALKNSMPYHISPYSPNSRLFLNELYIDVEQVSECAALEVQQRLADPSFRARLDELRRSELIDYDGVARAKRTILEACYEVFLRDNFAGHEPDLEPTTERGTTFESYVRQEGDSLARYAVFRALDEELQAYGVARWTDWPEEFRHPSSEAVREYERQEKRTIRFFLYMQWLAVEQMNALVNKSVDVGMPVGFYHDLALGSDRNGADGWRFQDVLVLEADCGAPPDAFAPDGQNWGFSPVDPLRLRETGYKFFIDVLRHNLRHGGAIRIDHVMALFRLFWIPRGMPAAMGTYVQYPWEDLLAILALESTRRKALIIGEDLGTVPDWIRERLYEAGVLSYRVFFFERTATGDWKSPGAYPAQSLAVVTTHDLPTLTGYWEEADIALRVQLGGAVGETERRWLDERRQDKARILAALKAEGLLPPETPDDPALIPRMTWDIVEAVHRYLARTPAWLMLVTMEDAIGVRDQVNLPGTVDCHPNWRRKLPLTIEDLTHDRRLERLASELRTWRGSEQK; encoded by the coding sequence ATGTACGACCGGTCTGAGACGGAACTCCTTCGCCTGCTTGCCGATCGGGCGGGTATCGCCGCCGATTACTATGACATCGCCGGGACGCTCCATGTGACGAGCGACGACACCCGCCGCGCGATTTTGCGTGCAATGGGGTTACGTGCCGATACGCGCGATGACCTGATCGCGGAACTCACACGGTGGGACCACCGTTCGTGGCTCAGAATCTGTGAGCCGGTCTATGTCGTGCGGGCGGAGGGCGCTCCCGGCTCGTGGTCCGTCTCGATCCCTTGCGAGCCGGCCGCTGAGTCGTCTGTGGCGGTGCAGTGGTCGCTCCGCGACGAGCAGGGAACGGTGTGCCATGAGCGAATCGAAGGGCCTGGTCTGACGGTCCACGAGGAACGCTTCATCAATGGGCGGCGGTATATCCGCTCGGCCTTCGCCTTCCCGCCGGGTCTGCCCCCTGGCTACTACGATGGGGTGGTGCGCGCGCAGGGAGGGGTGGTCGAACGAGAGGCCACGTTCCTGCTGATCGTGGCGCCGGGACGGTGCTACCTGCCGGACCGGTTCCTCAACGGCGGGCGTCTGTGGGGACTGTCGCTCCAACTCTATTCGCTGAGGAGTGACCGCAACTGGGGAGTGGGGGACTTTCGAGATCTGGCCGACGTGGTGGAATGGGCCGGAGAGAAACTGGGCGCGGCGGCGATCGGTCTGAATCCTCTCCATGCGCTGAAAAATTCGATGCCCTATCACATCAGCCCCTATTCGCCGAACAGCCGGTTGTTTCTCAACGAACTGTACATCGATGTGGAACAGGTCTCCGAGTGTGCCGCTTTGGAGGTCCAACAACGGCTGGCCGATCCGTCCTTCCGCGCCCGGCTGGACGAATTGAGACGAAGCGAGTTGATCGACTACGACGGAGTGGCGCGGGCCAAGCGGACGATCTTGGAAGCCTGTTATGAAGTCTTTCTGCGGGACAACTTTGCGGGCCATGAGCCGGACCTTGAGCCGACGACCGAACGGGGTACGACGTTCGAATCCTACGTGAGGCAGGAAGGCGACTCACTGGCGCGGTATGCCGTGTTTCGAGCCCTGGATGAGGAGCTACAAGCCTACGGGGTCGCGCGGTGGACGGATTGGCCGGAAGAATTCAGACACCCGTCCTCCGAGGCGGTGCGGGAATACGAGCGTCAGGAGAAGAGGACGATCCGATTTTTTCTGTACATGCAATGGCTGGCGGTGGAACAAATGAACGCGCTCGTCAACAAGTCCGTCGATGTCGGCATGCCGGTGGGGTTTTACCATGACCTGGCCCTGGGCAGTGATCGAAACGGGGCCGACGGCTGGCGTTTTCAGGATGTGCTGGTTCTTGAAGCCGATTGCGGGGCGCCGCCCGATGCGTTCGCGCCGGACGGGCAAAATTGGGGGTTCTCGCCGGTCGATCCGCTTCGCTTGCGTGAAACCGGCTATAAGTTTTTCATCGACGTGCTGCGCCATAATTTGCGTCATGGCGGCGCGATTCGAATCGATCACGTCATGGCGCTCTTCCGTCTGTTCTGGATTCCGCGCGGCATGCCGGCGGCGATGGGCACCTATGTGCAGTACCCATGGGAAGATCTGCTGGCCATCCTGGCGCTGGAAAGCACGAGGAGGAAGGCGCTGATCATCGGAGAGGATTTGGGGACGGTTCCCGATTGGATTCGGGAACGGCTGTATGAGGCGGGCGTGTTGTCGTACCGGGTCTTTTTTTTCGAGCGGACGGCGACCGGAGACTGGAAGTCGCCGGGCGCCTATCCGGCTCAATCGCTGGCCGTGGTGACGACGCACGACCTGCCCACGCTGACCGGCTACTGGGAAGAAGCCGATATCGCCCTGCGGGTTCAACTGGGCGGCGCCGTCGGCGAAACCGAACGGAGGTGGCTGGACGAACGACGCCAAGACAAGGCCCGCATTCTGGCCGCGTTGAAGGCCGAGGGGCTCCTGCCGCCGGAGACGCCCGATGATCCGGCCTTGATTCCGCGGATGACGTGGGACATCGTCGAAGCGGTTCATCGCTATCTGGCGAGGACGCCAGCTTGGCTGATGTTGGTGACGATGGAAGATGCTATCGGCGTGCGGGATCAGGTCAATCTGCCCGGCACGGTTGATTGTCATCCCAACTGGCGAAGAAAATTGCCGTTGACCATCGAAGACCTGACGCATGACCGCCGGTTGGAGCGGTTGGCGTCGGAGTTACGAACGTGGCGCGGTTCTGAGCAAAAATGA